In the genome of Phycisphaerales bacterium, the window AGCGCCCGCTACGATCAATCGATGCAGCGGCGATATCGGCTGACAGTTCGATACGACGGCTCGGAGTTCCACGGCTGGCAGAAGCAGGAGCGGCCAGGCGAGGAGGCACTGCGCACCGCGCAAGGCGTGCTTGAGTCGGCCGTAAGCCGCGCCGTCCGGCAGCCCGTGATCCTCATTGGCGCCAGCCGCACCGACGCCGGCGTGCACGCGCTGGGGCAGGTCGCTGCGTTCAACGCCGAGACGACGATCCCAGTTGAGCGGCTGCATCACGCCATCAATCGCTACCTGCCCGACGACATCGCCGTGACCGAGGCGAGCGAAGCGCCGGCGGCGTTTGATCCCATCACCTGGGCCATGCGCAAGGCGTACGAATACACGATTCACAACGCGAGCGTCAAACCCGTGTTCGAGCGCCACCGCGTGTACCACTGCTGGCACACGCTGGATGCCGCCGCCATGCACGAAGCCGCGCAGCGGATCATCGGCGAGCACGACTTTGCCTCCTTCGCCAACACCCACCACGGCCGCAGTTCAACGGTGCGCACGGTGTTCAGTTGCGCGGTGCGGCGAGGCGGCGAGCGCATCGTCATCGAGATCTGCGGTTCAGGCTTCCTCTACCACATGGTGCGCATCATCGCAGGCACGCTCGTCGAAGTCGGGCGCGGCGCGATGAGCCCGGATGACGTTTCGCAGGTTCTGGCAGCGCGCGACCGGACGGAGGCCGGGCCGACGCTCGACGCCGCAGGCCTGCGGCTCATGTGGATTCAGTATGCCGGCGATGATCCGGCCGAAAGAGCAGTTTCAGGCGCGCTGCACGGCGATCCACGGCTGGCCGTTGACGATGGGACGATCGACGCGTGACGCCCACAGCCCGCGCTGGCGGCAGGCGCTGGCGATCCACCTGAAACTGTGGCAGATCATCCCCGACTGGTCCGACTCGTGGCTGCGCCCCACCCAGCCGACCCCGTTGTAGTCGTCGCCCTTGTACCAGCGCGCGGGCCGGAAGCTGGCGAGCAGCACGGCCTCGGGCGCGCCGCACTGCGCCACGCCGTCGAGCATCGCGCCGATCTGCGCTTTGTCTGCGTGTGTCCAGACGCTCCGCGCGATGAAGTGCGTGAACTTGTTGCCGAAAACGGAGAAGTCGAAGCGGTCGTTGGGATCGAAGCGCGGCTGCTTGATGCGGATGATCTCAGGATCGACGATTGACTTGAGCCCATACGCAAGCATCTCGGTGTTGGGTTCGATGCCGCAGTAGTGGCCCGGTTCGAGCAGCGGGATGATCCACCGCCCGCCGCGCAGACAGCCGCATCCGATGTCGAGAAGCATGCTCTGCGGACTCAAGCCAAAGTCGAGCAGGGCCGCGAGTTGTTCGCGTCCGACGGCGTCGAACACTTCAGGCGGGCCGCCGAGGAACTGCTGCTCTTGCGCGCTGGACGGTTCATTCATGTGACGGCGACACGGTAGTGGGCCGGCGCCAGCGCTTCAAGCGCTGCGGCTCGCCGTTTGGGCTCGCTACTTGCGCGCCCGGCGGCGCTTGTGAGGCTTGGCCACGCCGGGCGGCGCCTGGCCGGGCTGGCGCCCGGGCGCTGCGGTGCGCCGCTCCAGGTCCGACCGGCGCACCATTCCGTCCTCGCCCGATGTCTTGAGCGACTTGATCTGGTCTCGCAATTGCGCCGCTCGTTCGAAGTCCAGACGCTGGGCAGCCTCGAGCATGTCCTTTTCGAGTTCGACGACGAGTTCGGTGCGCTCGTATTCTGGCTCGGCCTCGTGGATGGCTTCGCGCACGGTGCGGTTGGCGCGGACCTCAAGCTCAATGCCGCGCCGAATGGCCTTGACGATCTGCGTCGGCGTGATGCCGTGCTCGGCGTTGAACGCCAGCTGCTTCTCGCGGCGCCGCGTGGTTTCGTCGATCGCTTCGGCCATGGCGGCGGTCATCTTGTCGGCATACATCACGACCTCGGCGTTCACATTTCGGGCGCAGCGGCCGATCTGCTGGATCAGGCTCGTCGCG includes:
- the truA gene encoding tRNA pseudouridine(38-40) synthase TruA: MQRRYRLTVRYDGSEFHGWQKQERPGEEALRTAQGVLESAVSRAVRQPVILIGASRTDAGVHALGQVAAFNAETTIPVERLHHAINRYLPDDIAVTEASEAPAAFDPITWAMRKAYEYTIHNASVKPVFERHRVYHCWHTLDAAAMHEAAQRIIGEHDFASFANTHHGRSSTVRTVFSCAVRRGGERIVIEICGSGFLYHMVRIIAGTLVEVGRGAMSPDDVSQVLAARDRTEAGPTLDAAGLRLMWIQYAGDDPAERAVSGALHGDPRLAVDDGTIDA
- a CDS encoding class I SAM-dependent methyltransferase, with protein sequence MNEPSSAQEQQFLGGPPEVFDAVGREQLAALLDFGLSPQSMLLDIGCGCLRGGRWIIPLLEPGHYCGIEPNTEMLAYGLKSIVDPEIIRIKQPRFDPNDRFDFSVFGNKFTHFIARSVWTHADKAQIGAMLDGVAQCGAPEAVLLASFRPARWYKGDDYNGVGWVGRSHESDQSGMICHSFRWIASACRQRGLWASRVDRPIVNGQPWIAVQRA